A window from Bacteroidia bacterium encodes these proteins:
- a CDS encoding Mur ligase domain-containing protein: MRVHFIAIGGSAMHNLAIAMHKKGFLISGSDDEIFEPSKSRLAKYNLLPKENGWNVSKITNELDAVILGM; the protein is encoded by the coding sequence ATGCGCGTACATTTTATTGCAATCGGTGGAAGTGCCATGCACAACTTGGCAATTGCGATGCACAAGAAAGGTTTTTTGATAAGTGGTTCGGACGATGAAATTTTTGAACCTTCCAAATCGCGGCTCGCGAAATACAATTTATTGCCCAAAGAAAATGGCTGGAATGTTTCTAAAATTACGAATGAGTTAGATGCTGTAATTCTTGGTATGC